GAATAGAGTTGTGATGTTTCTGACTTTCCTGTAACACTCTTTTGCACAAAGTCTCACCGAGCCAAGAGATCTTCGCCAGCTGCGTCATCCAACATGGTAGGATCGGCACAGCTTCAGTGTAAGGATCACGATCTCGCAAGGTAGCCTTGTTCAGTGTGCCatatttttttttagattacaagCGCTGCCTAGACAGGGCCATCTAGAGCAAAATTACACATCCTCTGTTCCCTGTTCATCAGACTATCATAAAGTTTACATGCCGTCCAGCTTCTAACGCTCCAACTGCCACCTTATTTATTCGCCAATTAGCACAAACATTTTGCAGGCTAAATTACATCGCTAGCACGCCCcaaggttcaccaaaccggtgggaaccggtccggtttgaccggttaccggtcaaaccggtccggcccggttccggtttggtccggtacccaaccggccaaaattcaaaatttaaatttaaatttaaattcaaaaaatgaaaaattccttaaaattttttaaaaatacttcaaggtgcaatgaatctaatagtgtcaaattttctcaaaaattcgttcatttagtatagtttgcggggatttaaagttaaatcaaaaaagaaaaaagaaaaaaatggaccggcccattaaagcccaccggtcaaaccggtcaaaccggccggtaaaccggtcaaaccgatcagtaaaccggtaaaaccggccggtaaaccggttgcacgggaactattgaatttgaatttgaattcaaaccggtcaaatcggccggtaaaccggtcggaaccggttgcacaggattttttcaatttatttgaatttggatttgaattcaaccggtttccaccggttcaaaccggtccggtaaaccgctaccggaggacggcggtttgaccggaccggtcggttcggttaaccctggCACGCCCACGCTGCCCCTGTGGGATCAGACGGCCGCCGAAGCCAGTTCCCTCACCTGCCCTGCCTGCTGTGCAGGCGCAGCTCGCTGATCCGGGGCTCCAGTCCCGCCCGTGCCTTGCTCGCCTTCCCCGAGGCCGTCGTCGTTGGCGTCCTGCTCCCACAGGAAGCTGGCGTACGCGGCGAGGACATGGCTGCGAGAGCGAAAAATCGAAAATACACAGGCACAAACCGTCAGCTCCTCCTCTCGGGCTCAAGGAATTCGAAAATCAAATTGCCCTCGTTGTAGACTCATTTTCCCGGACGGCTACCTACCTGTTCTCCGGGGCGGCCTGCACGGACTTGCGGAAGTAGCCGAGGCACCTCTCCTGGTCGCGGTGCACCTCCCAGACCAGCTTGGCGTACTGCGACATgatctcgccgtcgccggggtCCGCCAGCATGGCGCGCGAGTAGTACTCCTCCGCCCTCCTCGCGTCGCCCTTCACCTGACGACGTTGCTCATGTCGTAAGCTGTACTAGGACACAAGGGGGAGACGCAGGCAGCAACGGGCGTGGCGGCGTACCTCGTGCAGGAACTGCGCGTAGTTGCGCAGGAACAGCGCGTTGCCGGGCTGCTCGTCCACCATCCGCTTGTACTGCGCGTCCAGCGCGGCCGCCTCCTCGTCCTgctcccgcagcgccgcctgctcctccgccccgccgccgccccccatcGTCTCGCCCTTGCCTCCCGCGGCCGTGCTCTTGCCGGCGGTGAAGAAGCCGGAGGCGATGCGGTCGATCCCGAGGCCCCTCGCCAGGAACAGCGGCACCTCCGGGTGGTCCGGCTGCGCCGTGCGCTGCCCCTGCTGCTGATCCTGCAGCAACAGCTCCGGGTCCTCGTGCTGCTCGTCGTGGCCGTGGCGGGTCTCCTCCTGGGACGCCAGCGGTGCGCCGCCGATGGTGTTGTACACGGAGAAGGAGAGCTCCGTGCGGAGGCCACCGCCGGAGGTGGGTCTGCTGCTGATGCCGCCGGCGCCTGCGTCGCTCGGGGTTGAGAGGGCGGGGATGTGGCTGTCGGAGAAGGCTCGCCGGAGCTGCAGGGAGGAGGTGGGCGAGggaaaggaggagaggaagaaggggcgcaGGAAGGGCGTGGATGAGCTCCGCAGCAACATCCTCCGAGCCTTCTCAGAAAGGAGAGAAGACAGAAGAGGACGCGGAGGTTCCGCTTCGTCGTCCTCGAGATCTGAACCCTCGTGTCTTCATTTATATCGCCGCAGCTCACAGGCTGGAACCTCCGGCCAACTTGGCTGCAGGGTCGGCAGGTTTTTCCTTTGACCGGCCAACGCGTCCTCTCGAGAGCGGGCGCACGTGACTCGCTGTCGATTTCATAAGCCAGGGTCTCGAGATCGATGACCCTGCTCGATGCAGGTGAAGAGGGCCCCGAACCTTCGATGTTCGATCGCAAGCTCGCTGAACGCAGCATTCCTGCGTGCGAGTCATGCAACGGCCGCTGGTTCGAGAGTGGACTAGAGGCTTTGCTTCTCTTTCCAACAAGAAAGCTGCCGCCATTGTGTCAACCCTACTTCCTGGCTTAGCGCGATCTTATCGGCAACGCGCAAGAACCTCGTGGGCGGCGGGCTGGGCTTGCTAGATGCACGTCGGCGTCCGGTTTAATGCACCTCACGTGCGCGCCTCTGACCTCGCGGCGAGCCAGAAAAGGAGCCGCGAGCCACAAAAGGAGCCATGCCGTGGCAAGACCGGAGCTCTCGGACGCCGGGAACGGTCGTGTCTTGTGAAGAACTACCTTTCCTGCCACCGCCGAAGCCGCGAGGCCGACGCCACCGCTCCAACACCGTCCCCGTAGAGGGGGCGGCTTGGTGTGGGCGTGTGGCCGTGTCATTcgcgggcggcgccgaggcggcaCGGGCCTGCGCCGGGCCCTTGTGGAGTTGTGGTGGAACTAGATGTGTTCTCGAAACAATCAGCGAGAGtagatcaaaaaaaaaaaaacaatcagcGAGAGTGCGAGACCGGCCAAGAGGCGAAAGTAAACCACCAAATAATATCCAAATTGATCGAAGTGTACTACCATTCAAATTCCTCAACACAGAGCATCCCACATTCTCACTCAACCAGCGCGAAACCGTTCTTGACGTACTGCAAACACGGGAACGGCAACCCCAGCGCGCGCTCAACCACGTCGCACTTCGACAGGAGCTTGCCGAGGACGAAGTCCCTGCGGCTGAGCCCCAGGcgcgcgccgacgccggcgccgctggCGACCGCCTCGCCGCGGCAGGCGACGAGGGTGATGTTGCAGAGCCACGGGACGGCGGCCGTGAAGGCCATCCCGAAGTGGTGCTTGTACGCCCCGCAGACCTCGGAGACGCGCCGGCCCATGGGAAGCACGCTCTGGAACTCGGCGTGGCCCGGAAGCTCCGAGTCGGAGTGCAGGTTCACCACCACGGTGCCGTGGACCGGGTGGACCCTCCTCTCCAGGTCCTTCATGAACGCCCCGTCGGCGTCCCAGAGCTTGCGGGGGAACACGTCATCCCCGTCGTAGGCGTCGATGAAGACGAGGTCGTATTGGTTGCTGTCGCTGGCGATGAAGTCCTCGGCATCCGCAATGTGGAGGAAGATGCGGTCGTGTATGCCTCCCCATAGCAgatcgtcggcgtcggcgggcaGCATGGATTCAGATGATAAGCCTTTCACAGGTGATATGGGGAAACCCATGGCTTCGACGGAAGCTGAGACAACCACCGGATCAATCTCCACAATGTGGATGGAAGCACCTGAAAGGGGGTGAACTAAGATCAGGCATTTTAATGATGCAGACGCCTAAGACATTTGTAGGTGTAACTCCACCATCGAATACTATGTTAGGCTCAGGGGTCAGGCCAAATCCCTCAATGAGCTGTTTTGCATAGGAGGTCTTTTGTTTTTAAGTTGTTGTCTATTCATGTGAAAGATAAATTCTTCAGCTAAATTAATTTGGTTTAGAGGTGCCACCAAACAACCTAAACTGGGGCACCATTCACTATCTCACTTTACTACAGTATGCCGAAAACAAAGTATCAGCAAGTCGGAAATCGCAGTACAGATAGTGTATTGTTACTAAGAATTGCTGAAGCTTGTGATAGTGCATACCTCTGAACTTGCTTGCCAAAAACAATGGTAAGCTGCCACCACCATGGCCGATGCACAGAATTTTCATATTGTTCTGTCCAGATACTGCTTCGGGGAGATCATAAGAAGCACAAGGAAGTGCCGTTAATCCCGCTGACACCATACTCTTGACATCTGTAAAACTCTAATCTCAGATGAAAGATACAGCACaaacattaaaaaaaaagactagGTAGCTTTTGCATCGAACACTCTACAGCTAGGGCAAGTTGTAGATTAACAGACATAAATGAACAGATGATGTTAACAGATCGAGCACAATGGACATATCATGGTCAATGCAGGATGATACAAGTGAACTCACAAGGAACAGCTAAAACATGTGGTTGCTGCATCAAGACTAATGATCTCTGACCCGATGTCCTATAGCATGTCATTACTTTTACAGTGCTTTGCCGTGTATGATCATTAAAACGCATTACTCGCCACTGGTAGCCTAGTATCTTAAATTGGTCGACGCCAGCTGACTCTGGGTATAATCTTGCATTTCTTTCATGAAGCCATGTCTCCACTGCTGGCCAATGCTCAATAGCCTGATATTATATAACAAGCTCTGTTTCAACATAAGTCCAGAATATATTTCTACTAAAAAACTGATTCTCAAAACGCTGCTAAAATTAGTGCAGCAATGATTCTCATAGTAATACAAATTCATATGAAAGCACAAATAGAAAACTAGACGCTAACACTTTTTTACAAGCATTTCTTCCTCAATTTAGTTTTGTCTAAGTCAAACTAATCAAATGAATACACTATCCATACATATATTATGCTGGAATTAATGAGACTAATTTGATATTATATGTATTGGTTCGTTTACCTACAGAATTGGTAAAATCTAtagaagtttgacttaggaaAAACTAAGGGTATGTttagtttattttgcaaaattgtgtaaagatgtaaagagggcatttgaagtactaaatgaagtctatttgcaaaactttttgcatagatgggttgtaaatcgcgagacgaatctaatgatgctaattaatccatgtttaatcagtaattagcggatggttactgtagcatcactgttgcaaatcatggattaaataggctcattagaatcgtctcgcgatttacagcccatccatgcaaaaagttttgtaaatagacttcatttagtacttcaaattagcaagattccgtttcactttaatgcgtttacggcttttttgcaaaaacctgtaaagatctaaacagggcctaaatttCAAAACGGAGGTAAGTGAGGAAGTAAAAAGGTTGGAGTAGAACCTAAGCCTAGATCACAGCACCATTAATTTTTTTCCTGCTACAAGCAATAATCGCAGACAGACAGTGCCAGTCTATTGAGAGAAAAAATGAAGACCAAGTTTTTATTTTAGGGCGAAAGAAGACCAAGTTGCTAAATTTAGTGAGAACCTCTGTTACCAAATTGAGGAAAACCTTGTCTCTCGCTAACCTCAGCACAAGCTATATGGCCAAGCAGGGCTGCAGGAAAGAGAAGCTATAGCTACCGGGCGGGAGGCTGGGTAGGCGAAGACAGAGACGACGCCGTTGCCGCACTCAGAGTGGCGGCGGAAGACGGTCTGCGCCCCCTCGCCGGGACCGTCCTCCTTGCCCCACCACTCCCTGTGATACGACCAGTCCCCCTCGTCGAGGGAAGGCTGATGCCGTGTGCCCGCAGCGGCTGGagacgcctccgccgccgccgacgacagccgccgggcggcgccgcgggtgcatctcgacgccgccgctcgcagcaTTTGTGCGCGACCTTGCTGGCCTTCTGGGAGCCGTGGGGCAAGGAGGACAGTCCCGGCCCAGTCCCGGCCCAGAGGAAAAGCCCACAAGGCCACAGGCCCAGCGTAGGCCTGCACTAGTTCTCTGCTccatccgttctaaattatagattgtttgattttttttcacttCAAATTTGactactcgtcttattcaaaaaattatgcaaaatatCAATTTATTTATTATGGCTTGATTCATCAATATAAGTtcttaaaatattatttaaatctaactatatttgcacaaatttttttaataaaatgagttgtCAAATTTGgtataaaaaaatcaaatgacCTAATTTGAAACAGAGAGAGTACTAGACTACTACTTTATATCCACTAAAAAAAGACTACTACTTTTACAGGGACCCAATGTTAgaattcaaaagaaaagaaGTAATATTTCAGAAAAATAAACAAAGATGGGGAAATACAAAGAAAGTAAATTGGCAAGTTCATCCCTCAACATTTCAATATAGCCCTTCAACTTtcatttttttatcaaatttgttCTTGTGGTGATATTATACTCAATTTGCCAATATAGCCCTTCAACTTTCGTTTTTGATCAAGCTCATTCTTATGATGATATTATACTTCACAGTACATAACATTTACGTAAAAAGTTCTCTTTGCCCTTGGCTCCTCCCTCTCCAAATTCTGGAAATGTTTATTATTACGAAAAACAAGTATTTGACCAATGCAAGCGAATCAGTTTAGTGGCATCTATACATTTACGAGCTGAACGTCACAATgatttaatttaaaatataCCCATGGATCGTATTGTATTGCGGGCATATGGAGAGTAAAATTAAATATACTTATTGCATAACTACATAGCACCATATAAGATATTGCGGAATATTAAGAGAGCAGTGACATCAACAATGGAAATTGAGGAGGAGAAGACGAAGCCAAGGGTTAAAAAGACTTTTTGTATCTCATATTGTTATGGAGTGTAATATCAGTATAAGCACGAATTTGATCCTAAAATGAAAGTTGAGGGATTAATTGGCCAATTTAAAAGTTAAGGAACAAACTTAACTCTCAGAATAAAATTGAGAGATCAAAATACctattttgtttttataaataaatgaaTTACTTTATTCCAGTCTCTACAACCATTCtatattactccctccatttcaaattatagatcTTTGACTTTTTAACATCAAGTTTGACCAgtcgttttattcaaaaaaaaattatgcaagcATAGTGAAATAAGTCATTCTcgaagaacttgtattgataaagcaacccacaacaaaagaagtgatactttgcataaatttttaaataaaatgagtggtcaaacttgaggtTAAATAATCAAACAACCTAtagaaacggagggagtacaacgTTCAGCTAGCGCTTTTACAATCAGATGGGGTAAAAACCGTGGGACAACAGTTTACTCGAAGAAGATTGTAGAGGCCTAAGCACAACCAATCAACCATCATCAGAAAAGATCTCCAATTCTCCATGATTGTTGTCGCCAAGAGGATCAGCATTGCAAAACTAGACTCACTTTCTTTAACGATCCGACAGGAAAGGGGAGCTATCAATTCTATCAGGAGGACGACTTTGGACAAGAGTATATGAAAACAGTCAGGGGTGTTTGTAAAACCGAACAGCAAGCCTACTCTTACATTACAACGCATGCTATGCGTCTCTTCTTCAGATGCTCCACGCTCGCACCTCCTCTTTGATTTTAGGCAGGTGCAGGTTCCGGGCAGAACTTAATTGGTCCAAAAAGGTCCGCGTGCTTCGCTTTGTCACTTTCCTAGCAACAAGAACAATGATGCTGGAGGCCCCGTTTGGGCGTGCTGTCACTGTGGTGTGGAACAACTTGGCCATGGTAGTCCACCATTGGTGAGCTACACATTTGGCCTTTACTAGAAGAATAGCCTGCGATATGGAACAGCTCTGCAGCCTGGATTAGCATCCTGATTCAGGACAGCCGGGGGCAGCGGGCGCCGCAACAATGGGTACCTGAATTGTGCTACCTTGTGCTCACAACTTGACGTCGTTTCATGTTCCATGTGCCATGGAGAGAGTTGAAGTTGGACAGTGGATTGGAGTGACATTGGCGCACTGGAGACAAAAAATGAATGGCCACCGAGGCACAGTTACAGATCAAAATCGAAagagaggagaaaaaaaataaaatcatgGCCCATGCAGGTCTCGAACCTGCGACCTTCGCGTTATTAGCACGACGCTCTAACCAACTGAGCTAATAGGCCAAGTTGTCAATTCAGTTGTTATGGGTTACCCCATTCTTTTATAACAACATGCGGCGGACAAACTAACGCGACCCAACGTGCTCGAAATCCGCACGGGCACCGGCGCATCGCTGCCTCGCCGGCGGTTCCTCGCGTCGCGCATTG
This sequence is a window from Panicum virgatum strain AP13 chromosome 7K, P.virgatum_v5, whole genome shotgun sequence. Protein-coding genes within it:
- the LOC120642448 gene encoding uncharacterized protein LOC120642448; this translates as MLRAAASRCTRGAARRLSSAAAEASPAAAGTRHQPSLDEGDWSYHREWWGKEDGPGEGAQTVFRRHSECGNGVVSVFAYPASRPAIEHWPAVETWLHERNARLYPESAGVDQFKILGYQWRVMRFNDHTRQSTVKVMTCYRTSGQRSLVLMQQPHVLAVPYVKSMVSAGLTALPCASYDLPEAVSGQNNMKILCIGHGGGSLPLFLASKFRGASIHIVEIDPVVVSASVEAMGFPISPVKGLSSESMLPADADDLLWGGIHDRIFLHIADAEDFIASDSNQYDLVFIDAYDGDDVFPRKLWDADGAFMKDLERRVHPVHGTVVVNLHSDSELPGHAEFQSVLPMGRRVSEVCGAYKHHFGMAFTAAVPWLCNITLVACRGEAVASGAGVGARLGLSRRDFVLGKLLSKCDVVERALGLPFPCLQYVKNGFALVE
- the LOC120642510 gene encoding uncharacterized protein LOC120642510, translating into MLLRSSSTPFLRPFFLSSFPSPTSSLQLRRAFSDSHIPALSTPSDAGAGGISSRPTSGGGLRTELSFSVYNTIGGAPLASQEETRHGHDEQHEDPELLLQDQQQGQRTAQPDHPEVPLFLARGLGIDRIASGFFTAGKSTAAGGKGETMGGGGGAEEQAALREQDEEAAALDAQYKRMVDEQPGNALFLRNYAQFLHEVKGDARRAEEYYSRAMLADPGDGEIMSQYAKLVWEVHRDQERCLGYFRKSVQAAPENSHVLAAYASFLWEQDANDDGLGEGEQGTGGTGAPDQRAAPAQQAGQVRELASAAV